gcaccaccaaattcagcaaatgcgccaggcaagggatgtgcgtaaaaccggctagtcccagagctgcaacgagatttcgcccattatcgcacaccaccaggccgggcttgaggcccactggcagcaaccactcatcggtctgttgttctatacccagctacaactcctgcgcggtgtggggcctgtcccccaaacacatcagtttcagaacggcctgctgacgtttaccccttgctgtgctgaagttggtggtgaaggtctgtcactgaccggatgaggaggtggtagaagaggaggaggaagccgagtaggaagaggaggcaaagaatgatgcccagcgatccttggcggcggaagaacgtgcgccaaacagctctccgcctggggcctagccaccactacatttacccagtgtgcagttagggagatatagcgtccctggccgtgcttactggtccacctatctgtggttaggtggaccttgccacagatgtcgttgtgtagtgcacacttgattttatccgatacttggttgtgaagggagggcatggctctcctggagaagtagtggcggctgggaaggacgtactgtggaacagcaagcgacatgagctgtttgaagctgtccatctccaccagcctgaatgacagcagtttagaaatgctggcattcagggccagggttcaagggtggctaggtgggaatttacgctttgtctcaaaggtttgtgagatagagagctgaacgcttccgtgtgacatggtggagatgcttggtgacggaggtggtgttgttggtggcacatcctctgtttgctgggcagcaggtgctaAAGTTccgccagaggcggaggaagaggccgaggcagcataAGAAGAGGGCGCAGGAGGgtcctgagccctttcttggttttgaaggtgctggatccactgtcggccacccaattgactagcacctgtacttgctcaggccttaccatccttagaacggcattaggcccgaccaaatatcgctgtagattctggcggctactgggacctgatgtAGTAGGTTCAgaaggacgtgtagctgtggcagaatggccatgtcctctccctgcaccagattctCCACCAACACCATCACcatgaccatgaccgcgtcccttattagatgtttgcctcatagttagctttcactaagcaaagtaaaaagtggttaagtctgttaaaaataattaaccgccaataaaaaccctgatgtagggtattgcactcaatattttttttttaactctatatgacagcggtatttgtggcctaaatttcacagtcacttatgcaagtctaatcccaaatgtgcagtatatcagagttttttttaaccccagtaagcaaaaagccgtatttctggtgcactatcattgcataaaatggctgccgatcatgtattgatattgactagctgaagaaaaaaaaatcgttttcagtagtagttggttcagggcaggcttaaaaaaattctgcactgcatccacaaaacacatttgctgtagatcgctgagtaaagaagcagttctgaatcttcataagatttctccctacactaatccgagcacagtgactccagcttaaatagaggctgggtcacatgctgcagttggctatcacagccatgccaatattaggcatggctgtgatggccttttggggcaagtagtatgatgcttgttgattggctgctttgcagcctttcaaaaagcgccataaaaatcggcaaacaccgaacctgaacccgaacttttacgtaaatgttcgggttcgggtcaggGTGCCGAAAACTCTAAAGTTTGGTACCagcccaaactttacagttcgggttcgctcaactctagcccctACAGTcgccgaaaaaataaaaaaactatggctttcagaatatggagacactaaaacattcatttttttcaaaaatgctttattatgtaaaactgaaacaaacaaccaaagagagtagtcatatttggtattgtcgcgtctgtaacaacctgctaactaactaactaacctgtcagctaaacattttaaataacaaaaaataaaaatggtgccaaaacaacaattttttttaccttgcctcacaaaaagtgtaatatagagcaaaaaaatcatatgtatcctaaaatagtaccaacaaaactgccaccttatccccatAGTTTTCAAAACATTGGgtcttttttgggagtttttactctaggggtgcattagggggtcttcaaatgtgacatggcagcttagagttatcctagtgaaatctgccttccaaaaaccatatggtgttcttttccttctgcactctgccgtgtgcccatacagcagtttacgaccacatatggggtgtttctgtaaactacaatcagggcaataaatattgagttttatttggctgttaaccccggctttgttactagaaaatatggattaaaatggaaaatctgccaaaaaagagaaCCTCTGGAATTTCATCTATATTTTACTTTTATTCGTGCGGAACATCTAATGTgttgacaaagtttgtgaaatcagtttttgaatacctttaggggtggtttcttttatgtaagcctcacaaagtgacttcagagctgaactggttcttaaaaagagggttttggaaattttctgaaaaatgtcaagattggcttctaaacttctaagccttctaatgtcccaaaaaaagaaaatgtaatttacaaaataatccaaacatgaattagacatatggtaaatgtaaagtaataactattttagggggTATCACGATCGACTTTAAaaacagagaaatagaaatttagaaaattgcaaatttttccaaatttttggtaattttttttttttttttataaataagaatgaaatatttggactcaaattcaccactgtcatgaagtacaatatttgacGAGAAAaccgtctcagaatggcttggatatgtaaaagcgttttaaatttatcaccacataaaatgacatgttagatttgcaaaaaaaaatggcctggtccttaaaaggTTTctctgggaattttttattttttttaaatagttacttattgttttattataaatatattcccaaataccttgtaTTCGTTATAATGGcttattttgtctagggagcaatcatcaggagaaataaaatggcagccgtcctattagtacacacaaaacctgttctaatcacacagcaggacaagttacttcagaacactgagcgaaagagctgcctcatcctcctctcctacttgtcagggattatgatcctgaatactacTTATAAGATTTTCAACTGAATCTCTGTAAGAATGGAgcacatgaggagacatgaaatacagagaggacggacaggacagactgtggtaatggagatttCATACAAATGCTACTGCTTATTACCACACTTCCACCTCCTCTCCTCCACCGGCACAAATGAgcaggctttagctctgccctagactGTAAAACAACtgagaagcctctgcctagcagtgtaaaaatgtaagcaaaaaacaaaacattaaatgctctgatgctcatctcagaggggctgcctacCTAAtttctgcagctttttttttacatgacacaTGGGGATTTTTAATAGTAttttttcagagattttttttctttttaattcaaactccttattctttaaatatgcagatTGAAACCAAAATAAGTGGTTAAAATTGGTTCCCTGTTTTGGTCATATTGATAGTTTTGTGTCATGTAAAAAGAGAAACTGTGCAGacgtttttttctattttatttttacttgtattttattatatgttttgatacctttaaaatatattttggccTATGGGACAGTTACAcatcactgtaactggggcatccaaatgTGACGAGTGATGCTTATGCAGCATAATGGCCCTGCCTGGCAAGGTAGAAACCACTATGTACACAAAACAAGCAATCACCgacagaatatattaaggggcaaTGTCCAAAACCATCCATAAGAACAATAAAGGATCACTACCACCCCTCTCGCCATCCGAGGTATCATAATTACTTGTAGAAGTATTGTCAGGTGTAAGACATCAGATTATAAACCCAGACAAAACTGTAACTGTAACTGCGCCTACAGCTCATGGAACAGCCTAAATATTAGAGATCCTCCAAATAAAACATATCATCTCCTTATCAGCATACAATCATAGGAATGAACATAGTCATAGGAAACAAAATTATCAAAAATtcaatatatacaataaaaatattttataacCAAGTATTTCCCCACTGGTAAGTTCATGTGAGATGAGTGAAACACATGACTTCTACAAATACAAGGGTGGCAGGGACCCCACTTGTTGGATTTATCTACAGGTACATTTTGTATTCATTTAATACAGGAGACAATACGTGTTTGAGATCTCACAGTGGTCCCAATCATCACTCCAAGCCCTCAGCCACCTCTGGCAACCCCAAAgcaaggttatgttttatctccCTGTAACAAGGGGTGTCTGACGGAATAAACCCAGTTAGCGACACTgactaccataaaaacacataagGTCACTAAAGGGCTAAGTATGGAGATGGCTTCTCTCTGTgagtttttttatgtgaaacaagaGCTGATTTttgcttaaaacatttcccacattctgaacatggatatggcttctctcctgtgtgaattctctgatgtataacaagagctgaattattgttaaaacatttgccacattctaaacatgaaaatggcttcacccctgtgtgaattctttgatgtacAACAAGAACTGATTTCTGATTAAAACATtcaccacattctgaacatgaaaatggcttctctcctgtgtgaattctctgatgtctaacaatcTGAGATTTaaatctaaaacattttccacattctgaacatgaaaatgacttCTCCCCTATGTAATTTCTCTGATGTAAAACAAGACTAGATTTTTTGtgaaaacatttaccacattctgaacatgaatatggcttctctcctgtgtgaattttctgatgtgtaacaagagctGTTTTCTGGTTAAaacctttcccacattctgaacatgaaaatggcttctctcctgtgtgaattctctgatgtctattAAGAACTGATTTCTGattaaaacatttgccacattctgaacatgaaaatgacttctcccctgtgtgaattctctgatgtctatcAAGAATTGATTtctgattaaaacatttcccacattccgaacatgaaaatgacttctcccctgtgtgatttctctgatgtaaaaCAAGATTAGATTTTTGGtaaaaacatttaccacattctgaacatgaaaatggcttctctcctgtgtgaattctcttatgtacAACAAGAGCTGaattattgttaaaacatttcccacattctgaacatgaaaatggcttctctcctgtgtgaattctctgatgtctattAAGAACTGATTtctgattaaaacatttcccacattctgaacatgaaaatgacttctcccctgtgtgaattctctgatgtctatcaagatctgatttctgattaaaacatttcccacattccgaacatgaaaatgacttctcccctgtgtgaattctctgatgtctatcAAGAATTGATTTCTgatgaaaacatttcccacattctgaacatgaaaatcgCTTCTCTCCTTTGTGAATACTCTTATGGTAATCAAGAGCTGATTTGTagtgaaaacatttcccacattctgaacatgaaaatggcttctctcctgtgtgaattttctgatgtataacaagagctgaattattgttaaaacattcactgcattctgaacatgaaaatggcttctctcctgtgtgaattctctgatgtctaacaataTCCGATTTaaatctaaaacattttccacattctgaacatgaaaatggcttccctCTTACGCGAGCTGTTTGATGTTTAGCACCTCTTCTGTGAATTTTATTTTGTGttacagtctgtgatgaatcagaagatcggACCTGTTTAAAAGGATCAAATAATAAATTTTTGCTGTGATTGGATGAGGGTATATCTTGGATATTGGCATGCTCTTCAAATGTATCTCGTGTGATACCACAATCATCTACTTCgaaatctgaagataccagatTTTTCTCTACgttcctggtacagtcatctgccaagaaaaaagacattttattatttatgaaaaatataccaaaatattctattaaaattgtattatatttcagtataaaaaaaatccacagaaaggTATGGCACAAAATACAAGAATTAACTGACAAACAGTAATGgccaaaaaaaatcacaaactAATAGTAGACCAAGGGGCATAACTAGGCCGGGTTGGCCCCCACCTTTAGCAACTTCCCTGCAACCTCCACCCAATCAGtcattttaaatacatataaataaaacatttcctagCGCTGGACAAGAGGCGTTGACTGCTCCCTTAGTTCCCCACACCATAATTAGCTCCCCTAAGAGTCCCTTTCACAGTAGAATTCCCGTTTTGTGCCCTCAGGAGAATGCCCCCTTGATGTAtccaaacagtagttatgcccccttagtgccccaacacagtagttatgcccccttacaaTAATGCTTCCCCTTAGTGGACCCACTCAGTTGTTATGCccgcttagtgcccccacacagtagttatgcccccttagtggctccacacagtagttatggaaTGGAAAGTAGGAAGCACAGTCCTGTCACTCTCAAGTAAACAAACTGGATGGCACGCTCCATAAAATCTTCCTTTTATTTGTGGATTAATATTAAGTGCCTGCGATTCATATATAAACACCATCCGATGATAATGAAAATTCTATCACTACAGATGAACTATTTCTAGAAATCAATTTCAGGTGTAATTCTGATGAATCAATCAGAAGAGTCAATTAGGGAATGTTTAATAATATGTGATCCAGTATTACTTGGTATTTAATGTAAAAGATTTATTATACTGCACACTGACACCATTTATACTGATACAAAAGGGCGATGGACGGTCCCACAAGATACCAACGGCCAATGATTGGTcataaaatctgtcagataatctcttAGTGTAAATGCACATTTAGATATAaacagcagatcttgatgatttgcttgcccaaatgcattcagcatggcagaactTTCCTCAGACAATCATTAACCCCTTACTCaccagcctgtttgggccttactgaccaagcgtttttttgTCCTTTTTCCATCgccgcgttccaagagctataacttttttatttttctttctatggaattgtttgagggcttaatttttgagggacgacttgtattttttattggtattattctGGAGTAAATGGCTCTTTAttcatcgcttgctattactAAGGTTACTAAAATTAATTgttttttcagtggcaactaagaGAGTAAActtgcaattctgtctttttctttTACAGCATTCAGCGTAGGGAATAAtgtatgtgatatttatgtagtctgggtcgttATGGACACGGCAATTCCAAACATAtggttgagattttttttttgcaacttttttttattgaaaagcgttttttcaacagaaaaaatatctttatttctttttggggggggggggggttatttactttttttttaccacttaatagtcctacaaggggactataacaaacagctttttgattgattttaaaatgcaatgcattatccctatagtgcattgcattttaaggtCAGTGcttttctgacattgaccagcagactGCTGGAAATTTCTCAAGGCTGGTCTGAGGCTTACacgagaccccagccagccttcacacacattggCACCCCACAATCGCATTTATGGGGTGCCAATAGgaaacagagggagtccgctccctctgtcagcacgtTACATGCGGCAGGCGCCATTGCTcgtggcatgtaaagt
The sequence above is a segment of the Bufo gargarizans isolate SCDJY-AF-19 chromosome 6, ASM1485885v1, whole genome shotgun sequence genome. Coding sequences within it:
- the LOC122940415 gene encoding gastrula zinc finger protein XlCGF26.1-like isoform X1, translating into MMEDNQPLTAPVKKERANPERFPSPLLPRDNSEEHHYVPLDDQVDKYKGLMMEDHRPLTSPVKEEIRTPERCPSPLLLQDGSEECHNVPQDDQFVNPGEDLNNINPTETYVRGDEQSTEDIPTDNRPDDCTRNVEKNLVSSDFEVDDCGITRDTFEEHANIQDIPSSNHSKNLLFDPFKQVRSSDSSQTVTQNKIHRRGAKHQTARVRGKPFSCSECGKCFRFKSDIVRHQRIHTGEKPFSCSECSECFNNNSALVIHQKIHTGEKPFSCSECGKCFHYKSALDYHKSIHKGEKRFSCSECGKCFHQKSILDRHQRIHTGEKSFSCSECGKCFNQKSDLDRHQRIHTGEKSFSCSECGKCFNQKSVLNRHQRIHTGEKPFSCSECGKCFNNNSALVVHKRIHTGEKPFSCSECGKCFYQKSNLVLHQRNHTGEKSFSCSECGKCFNQKSILDRHQRIHTGEKSFSCSECGKCFNQKSVLNRHQRIHTGEKPFSCSECGKGFNQKTALVTHQKIHTGEKPYSCSECGKCFHKKSSLVLHQRNYIGEKSFSCSECGKCFRFKSQIVRHQRIHTGEKPFSCSECGECFNQKSVLVVHQRIHTGVKPFSCLECGKCFNNNSALVIHQRIHTGEKPYPCSECGKCFKQKSALVSHKKTHREKPSPYLAL
- the LOC122940415 gene encoding gastrula zinc finger protein XlCGF26.1-like isoform X2; the protein is MMEDNQPLTAPVKEEIRTPERCPSPLLLQDGSEECHNVPQDDQFVNPGEDLNNINPTETYVRGDEQSTEDIPTDNRPDDCTRNVEKNLVSSDFEVDDCGITRDTFEEHANIQDIPSSNHSKNLLFDPFKQVRSSDSSQTVTQNKIHRRGAKHQTARVRGKPFSCSECGKCFRFKSDIVRHQRIHTGEKPFSCSECSECFNNNSALVIHQKIHTGEKPFSCSECGKCFHYKSALDYHKSIHKGEKRFSCSECGKCFHQKSILDRHQRIHTGEKSFSCSECGKCFNQKSDLDRHQRIHTGEKSFSCSECGKCFNQKSVLNRHQRIHTGEKPFSCSECGKCFNNNSALVVHKRIHTGEKPFSCSECGKCFYQKSNLVLHQRNHTGEKSFSCSECGKCFNQKSILDRHQRIHTGEKSFSCSECGKCFNQKSVLNRHQRIHTGEKPFSCSECGKGFNQKTALVTHQKIHTGEKPYSCSECGKCFHKKSSLVLHQRNYIGEKSFSCSECGKCFRFKSQIVRHQRIHTGEKPFSCSECGECFNQKSVLVVHQRIHTGVKPFSCLECGKCFNNNSALVIHQRIHTGEKPYPCSECGKCFKQKSALVSHKKTHREKPSPYLAL